The following proteins are co-located in the Citrobacter freundii ATCC 8090 = MTCC 1658 = NBRC 12681 genome:
- a CDS encoding YcbJ family phosphotransferase, whose translation MEQLRAELSHLLGEKLSRIECVNEKVDTALWSLYDSQGNPMPLMARSFTTPGMAQQLAWKTSMLARSGTVRMPVIYGVLTHEEHPGPDVLLLERLRGVPVEAPARTPERWEHLKDQIVEGLLSWHRQDSRGCVGMVDNTQENIWPSWYRQRVEVLWTTLNQFNNTGLTMQDKRILFRTRECLPALFEGFNDNCVLIHGNFSLRSMLKDARSDQLLAMVGPGLMLWAPREYELFRLMDNALAESLLWQYLQRAPVAESFIWRRWLYVLWDEVAQLVNTGRFNRTNFDLATKSLLPWLA comes from the coding sequence ATGGAACAGTTGCGTGCCGAACTCAGCCACCTGCTGGGCGAAAAACTCAGTCGTATAGAATGCGTGAATGAAAAAGTGGATACGGCCCTGTGGTCACTGTACGACAGCCAGGGAAATCCGATGCCGCTGATGGCGAGAAGTTTCACCACGCCAGGTATGGCGCAGCAACTGGCATGGAAAACCTCCATGTTAGCGCGCAGCGGTACGGTGCGTATGCCCGTCATTTACGGGGTCTTAACCCACGAAGAGCATCCCGGCCCCGATGTGTTACTGCTTGAGCGTTTACGGGGTGTGCCGGTGGAAGCGCCAGCCCGAACGCCCGAACGCTGGGAACATTTAAAAGATCAGATCGTAGAAGGTCTGCTGTCATGGCATCGGCAGGATAGCCGTGGCTGCGTGGGAATGGTGGATAACACGCAAGAGAATATCTGGCCATCCTGGTATCGCCAGCGTGTTGAGGTGCTGTGGACCACGTTAAATCAGTTCAACAATACTGGCTTGACGATGCAGGATAAGCGGATCCTGTTTCGTACCCGTGAGTGTTTACCCGCTTTATTTGAAGGATTCAATGATAACTGCGTACTGATCCACGGTAATTTCAGTTTACGTAGCATGCTCAAAGACGCCCGTAGCGATCAGCTACTGGCCATGGTGGGACCGGGGTTGATGCTGTGGGCGCCCAGAGAGTATGAATTGTTCCGTTTAATGGATAACGCGCTGGCGGAAAGCCTGCTTTGGCAATACCTGCAACGCGCGCCCGTGGCGGAGTCCTTCATCTGGCGGCGCTGGCTGTATGTGTTATGGGATGAGGTGGCGCAACTGGTCAACACCGGACGTTTTAATCGCACCAACTTTGACCTGGCAACGAAATCACTGCTGCCGTGGCTCGCCTGA